A genome region from Pirellulales bacterium includes the following:
- a CDS encoding PEP-CTERM sorting domain-containing protein — protein sequence MKSRSTLALCIPRSVSCVLLVAALCFTSITSSSAALLTTGSVLFPAPAGPNVGGGLVAGPLVKTFSTSTFSGVLTSEVFTNDPTNPFGLTDMTFVYQILNTSPQPLDDIARMTVGSFSGYLTDVVFVAGTGTLAPAYFDRPTDSTVGISFAPAPLGSGVILQSESSDVLIIHTNATTFHFNTASLIDSTTTNPGPQTYAPIGTPEPSTFVLAAMAVLGLLAIARRRK from the coding sequence TGTCGCTGCACTGTGCTTCACATCGATTACTTCCTCTTCGGCGGCGCTGCTGACGACCGGCAGCGTGCTGTTCCCAGCCCCGGCAGGACCGAATGTTGGCGGCGGCCTGGTCGCTGGTCCCCTAGTAAAGACCTTCTCAACGTCCACGTTCTCGGGAGTTCTCACCAGCGAGGTATTTACTAACGATCCAACGAATCCGTTCGGCTTGACCGACATGACGTTCGTATATCAGATTCTGAATACCTCGCCCCAGCCGCTCGACGACATCGCGAGAATGACCGTAGGTAGCTTTAGCGGCTATTTGACAGACGTCGTCTTCGTGGCTGGCACCGGAACTTTGGCCCCGGCTTACTTCGATCGTCCGACCGACAGCACCGTGGGGATTTCCTTTGCGCCGGCTCCGTTAGGTTCGGGAGTCATTCTGCAAAGTGAAAGTAGCGATGTCTTGATCATCCACACCAATGCGACGACGTTTCACTTCAACACGGCGTCTCTTATCGATAGCACGACCACGAATCCTGGCCCGCAGACCTATGCGCCGATTGGAACTCCGGAACCAAGCACATTCGTGTTGGCGGCAATGGCCGTGCTGGGATTGCTCGCCATCGCGCGCCGTCGCAAATAA